A genomic stretch from Poecilia reticulata strain Guanapo linkage group LG20, Guppy_female_1.0+MT, whole genome shotgun sequence includes:
- the vill gene encoding villin-1, with the protein MNSKDRDMFANINRKPGLQIWTINKMRMAPVPTKTFGNFFEGDCYIILNISKNKGVGESIDIHYWIGKSSSQDEQGSAALYVTQLDEYLGGSPVQYREVQGFESPKFRSYFKTGLIYKKGGLASGFNHVDTNVYNIVRLLHVKGRKHVSAAEVEVSWNSFNNGDVFILDLGKTIIQWDGPECNRREKLKAVLLAQDIRDRERGGRADVVVVEGAREKDTPELVQMMADVLGKRPSQLKKAVSDDKHDQEQNNSVRLYHVYDSTGNVVIQEVAVQPLTQDLLRSADCYILDNCGSNVMVWKGKKASKDERREAMKRALDYIKTKNYQSSTSVEVMSEGGESAMFKHLFKNWREKGQITGLGNTHTVGKIAKVEQVKFDVMELHAHPDMAAKHHLVDDGSGEVKVWRIENLELAEVQSNMHGQFYGGDCYLVLYTYRVSNREQYILYMWQGRHATRDEITACAYQAVTVDNMYNGAPVQVRVVMGKEPRHFLAIFKGKLIIFEGGTGRAGAVSPNTTASLFQVRGTSELNTKAIEVPARASCLNSNDVFLLRTPQKCYLWYGKGCSGDERMMATEMSDRLFRQYKEVVMEGQEPAEFWIALGGKAPYASDKRLEREDPLHSPRLFECSNQTGRFRITEVYDFDQSDLDEEDVMLLDTWEEIFLWVGKFANETETKESWNSAREYLKMHPAGRDPDAPIIFVKQGNEPLTFTGWFNAWDPFKWSELNAGSLNKGVDATDFGGYSAPGGPASTFPMYRTHGGMMSPKATTPTSPFRGTYSPAGSSGMSVDSKLLINVPASELPEGVDPSQREDYLSDEDFENLLGVSRSEFLGMPQWRQIELKKKAGLF; encoded by the exons ATGAACAGCAAGGACAGAGATATGTTTGCCAACATCAACCGGAAGCCAGGCCTGCAGATATGGACCATCAAT AAAATGCGGATGGCTCCGGTTCCAACCAAGACCTTCGGTAACTTCTTTGAGGGCGACTGTTACATTATTCTGAAT ATAAGCAAGAATAAAGGTGTGGGAGAGTCGATCGACATCCACTATTGGATAGGAAAGTCCTCCTCCCAGGATGAGCAGGGATCTGCAGCCCTCTACGTCACCCAGCTGGACGAGTATCTGGGTGGGAGTCCAGTGCAGTACAGGGAGGTTCAGGGCTTCGAGTCACCCAAGTTCAGGAGCTACTTTAAAACCGGCCTGAT CTACAAGAAGGGTGGCCTGGCGTCAGGCTTTAACCATGTCGACACAAACGTCTACAACATCGTACGGCTGCTGCACGTCAAAGGGAGGAAGCACGTGTCAGCCGCAGAG GTTGAGGTGTCCTGGAACAGCTTTAACAATGGAGATGTGTTTATTCTGGACCTTGGGAAAACCATCATACAGTGGGACGGCCCTGAATGCAACAGGAGGGAAAAGCTCAAG GCGGTGCTGCTGGCTCAGGACATCCGGGACAGGGAGCGTGGAGGTCGGGCCGACGTCGTTGTCGTGGAGGGAGCACGTGAGAAGGACACACCAGAGCTGGTACAAATGATGGCCGACGTGCTCGGCAAAAGACCCAGCCAGCTGAAGAAGGCCGTTTCTGATGACAAACATGACCAGGAGCAGAACAACAGCGTCCGACTCTACCA TGTGTATGACAGCACTGGGAACGTAGTGATCCAAGAAGTGGCTGTACAGCCTCTGACACAAGATCTGCTCCGCTCCGCT GACTGTTATATTTTGGACAACTGCGGCTCTAATGTGATGGTCTGGAAGGGCAAAAAGGCCTCAAAGGATGAACGTCGAGAAGCTATGAAGAGAGCGCTG GActacattaaaaccaaaaactatcAGTCCAGCACCAGTGTGGAGGTGATGAGTGAGGGAGGAGAGTCAGCCATGTTTAAGCACTTGTTCAAAAACTGGAGGGAAAAAGGGCAAATTACCGGACTGGGCAACACCCACACTGTTGGAAAGATAG CCAAGGTTGAGCAGGTAAAGTTTGACGTGATGGAGCTCCACGCTCACCCTGACATGGCAGCAAAGCACCACTTGGTTGATGATGGCTCAGGAGAAGTGAAG GTGTGGCGCATTGAGAATTTGGAACTGGCTGAGGTCCAGTCAAATATGCACGGGCAGTTTTATGGAGGCGACTGCTACTTGGTGCTGTACACATACCGCGTGTCGAACAGAGAGCAGTACATACTCTACATGTGGCAG GGTCGCCATGCCACCAGAGACGAGATCACAGCCTGCGCCTACCAGGCGGTCACCGTTGACAACATGTACAACGGAGCCCCTGTCCAGGTCCGAGTGGTGATGGGAAAGGAGCCTCGCCACTTCCTGGCTATCTTCAAAGGAAAACTCATCATCTTTGAG ggagGAACAGGTCGGGCTGGAGCAGTCAGCCCTAACACCACTGCCAGCCTCTTCCAGGTTAGAGGAACCTCTGAGCTGAACACAAAGGCCATTGAAGTTCCAGCAAGGGCCTCGTGTCTAAACAGCAACGACGTGTTCTTGCTGAGGACCCCTCAGAAATGCTACCTGTGGTATGGAAAG GGCTGCAGCGGAGATGAGAGGATGATGGCCACGGAAATGTCTGACCGCCTGTTTAGGCAGTATAAGGAGGTGGTGATGGAGGGCCAGGAGCCAGCTGAGTTCTGGATTGCTCTCGGGGGAAAGGCCCCCTACGCCAGCGACAAGAG ACTGGAGCGAGAGGATCCACTTCACTCCCCCCGTCTGTTTGAGTGCTCGAACCAGACGGGTCGGTTCAGGATAACCGAGGTCTACGACTTTGACCAGAGTGATCTGGACGAGGAGGACGTGATGCTCCTGGACACCTGGGAGGAG ATTTTCTTGTGGGTTGGAAAGTTTGCCAATGAGACTGAGACCAAAGAGTCTTGGAACAGCGCACGCGAGTACCTGAAGATGCATCCAGCAGGCCGCGACCCTGACGCGCCCATCATCTTTGTGAAGCAGGGGAATGAGCCGCTCACCTTCACTGGCTGGTTTAACGCGTGGGATCCTTTCAAGTGGAGT GAGCTGAATGCCGGCAGCTTAAATAAAGGCGTTGACGCAACAGACTTTGGAGGCTACAGTGCTCCTGGAGGGCCTGCAAGCACATTCCCAATGTACAGGACCCACGGAGGGATGATGTCGCCAAAGGCCACCACTCCCACCAGCCCGTTCAGAGGCACCTACTCCCCAGCTGGAAGTAGTGGGATGTCTGTGGACTCTAAGCTGCTCATTAATGTACCCGCCAGTGAGCTTCCAGAGGGAGTGGACCCCAGCCAGCGAGAG GATTACCTGTCTGACGAGGACTTTGAGAACCTGCTCGGTGTCAGTCGGTCTGAGTTTCTGGGTATGCCCCAATGGCGTCAGATCGAGCTGAAGAAAAAGGCAGGACTCTTCTAG